The following are encoded in a window of Solibacillus sp. FSL R7-0668 genomic DNA:
- the prsW gene encoding glutamic-type intramembrane protease PrsW, with protein MFILLSAAIAPGLALLSYFYLRNQMETEPRRALLHAFIYGAIITFPVLFIQFVLEEEQAFSNPFFIHVIFTSTLEELVKWLIIFAVILRHVEFDDPYDGILFGAAISLGFATVENVIYLLSFGLDQAFMRALLPVSSHALFGVVMGYYYGKGKFSSDEIQKKYIGLALLAPLGLHIMYNSILMLEDNFIYAMLPFMLFLWWFALRKVKLAHEHLIEHLSKRV; from the coding sequence ATGTTCATACTTTTATCTGCAGCGATTGCGCCGGGTCTGGCCCTATTAAGTTATTTTTATTTACGAAACCAAATGGAGACGGAACCGAGGCGTGCTTTGCTGCATGCGTTTATCTATGGCGCAATTATTACATTCCCGGTATTGTTCATTCAATTTGTTTTAGAAGAAGAGCAAGCGTTTAGTAATCCATTTTTTATTCATGTCATTTTTACGAGTACTTTAGAGGAATTGGTGAAATGGCTTATCATTTTTGCGGTCATTTTGCGCCATGTCGAATTTGATGATCCCTATGATGGTATATTGTTTGGGGCAGCCATTTCTCTTGGATTTGCTACGGTGGAAAACGTCATTTATTTATTATCGTTTGGGTTAGACCAGGCCTTTATGCGAGCCTTGTTACCCGTATCGAGCCATGCGTTATTTGGTGTGGTGATGGGGTATTACTACGGCAAGGGCAAATTTTCGAGCGATGAAATTCAAAAGAAATATATAGGTCTTGCCTTGCTTGCACCATTAGGTTTACATATTATGTATAATTCGATTTTAATGCTAGAAGATAATTTTATTTATGCGATGCTGCCGTTCATGTTGTTTTTATGGTGGTTTGCATTACGTAAAGTAAAATTGGCGCATGAGCATTTAATCGAGCATTTGTCCAAAAGAGTTTAA
- the sleB gene encoding spore cortex-lytic enzyme — translation MKKIALLGILFVVICAPTSSAFTSQEIQRGAFGDDVIELQARLQYIGFYHGQLDGKFGYGTYWALRNFQERYGLPIDGIAGKATKDKLVNNSDYDEAYVKKQINAGNRFTYYGGIPLDQQVKDGGGSNSNSTSSMQLPPGYTEQDLQILANAVYGEARGEPYEGQVAVAAVILNRLESPEFPDTISEIIFQPLAFTAVADGQIWLTPNERAKQAVLDAINGWDPSENALYYFNPKTATSKWIWTRQQIKQIGEHIFCV, via the coding sequence GTGAAAAAAATTGCGTTATTAGGCATACTTTTCGTTGTAATCTGTGCACCAACGAGTTCTGCATTTACCAGTCAAGAAATACAGCGCGGTGCATTTGGGGATGATGTCATTGAATTGCAGGCAAGATTGCAATATATCGGCTTTTACCATGGTCAACTGGATGGTAAGTTTGGCTATGGTACGTATTGGGCATTGCGTAATTTCCAGGAGCGGTACGGTTTGCCGATTGATGGCATTGCAGGAAAGGCAACAAAGGATAAGCTTGTAAATAATTCAGATTATGATGAGGCCTATGTAAAAAAGCAAATTAATGCTGGGAACCGCTTTACGTATTATGGTGGCATCCCTCTTGATCAGCAAGTTAAGGATGGCGGTGGTTCAAATTCAAATTCAACCTCATCCATGCAGCTACCACCTGGCTATACGGAGCAAGATTTGCAAATATTAGCGAACGCAGTATATGGCGAGGCACGTGGTGAGCCATATGAGGGACAAGTTGCGGTAGCTGCCGTTATTTTAAATCGCTTAGAGTCGCCCGAATTTCCAGATACGATTTCTGAAATTATTTTTCAACCGTTAGCATTTACAGCGGTCGCCGATGGACAGATATGGCTCACACCTAATGAACGGGCTAAACAAGCGGTATTGGATGCGATTAATGGCTGGGATCCATCGGAAAATGCGCTGTATTATTTCAATCCAAAAACCGCGACGAGTAAATGGATTTGGACTAGACAACAAATAAAACAAATAGGCGAGCACATCTTTTGTGTGTAG